One genomic segment of Chitinophaga sancti includes these proteins:
- a CDS encoding PAS domain S-box protein, translating into MKSGANGISSIEKFLKIEIHKKKEFQDILELVASLCGKPVALIALLDDDFNWLKVKPGSDLAVIPQKTSYNNYIIDKENLLIVPDTTVDNSFKTNPLVSSEPYIRFYAGVPIVIKNGIKLGTLCIYDTKPNWIDEKQQETLKLFARQVSCLLELELGYKELQYHIAEKDAKNNALMKVARLQSHQIRQPLTTIMSLISLFKDEYPDVDREWLRMFERATNKFDIKIKEIVAESIAVRDLRAIRFNKMVEEIDDYAILLLDKNGKVENWNKGAEKIKGYTADEIIGKHFSVFYSEYDQNNLRPQRLLSQAEKRGVAKDEGWRIRKDGSRFWGSIIITAIHDDYGEVIGFTKVTRDLTDIMDTRDALCASEELSKYLLLQTQNSVSIGGWELNIETNILQWTAITKSIHGVDPQYVPELESAINFYKQGYSRDSIKRAVELATSEGISWDLELQIVTAQGNEKWVRATGSSNYKDGVCTKIYGTFQDIDERKREKIETSRSQKLFEDILNAPKGIGVFAIDINGIVTVFNKGAEIMLGYTADEVIGKQSLGLFLSYPDKIKREKRSDIKLEGIESTPKILEMTFTELRNWTYVRKDSSEIQIKSNFTPLRDSNDSIYGYLGIAIAPGWHI; encoded by the coding sequence ATGAAAAGTGGAGCAAATGGAATCTCATCGATTGAAAAATTTTTGAAAATCGAAATTCATAAAAAGAAAGAATTCCAGGATATTTTAGAACTGGTCGCCAGTTTGTGTGGAAAGCCTGTAGCTCTAATTGCTTTACTGGACGATGATTTTAATTGGTTAAAAGTTAAGCCTGGGTCAGATTTGGCAGTAATACCCCAGAAGACCTCTTACAACAATTATATAATTGATAAAGAGAATTTGTTAATAGTTCCAGATACTACAGTAGACAATAGCTTTAAGACTAATCCCCTGGTAAGCTCAGAACCCTATATTAGATTTTATGCAGGTGTACCAATTGTTATTAAAAATGGGATTAAACTAGGTACCTTATGTATTTACGATACTAAGCCCAACTGGATAGATGAAAAGCAGCAAGAAACACTTAAATTATTCGCGCGCCAGGTTTCTTGCCTACTGGAGTTGGAGTTGGGTTATAAAGAACTTCAGTATCATATAGCGGAAAAAGATGCAAAAAACAATGCACTGATGAAAGTAGCGCGGCTGCAATCACATCAAATCAGGCAACCGCTTACAACAATTATGAGTTTGATTAGCCTGTTTAAAGACGAATATCCTGATGTAGATCGTGAATGGTTAAGAATGTTTGAGCGGGCTACCAATAAATTTGACATAAAAATCAAGGAAATTGTTGCTGAATCTATTGCTGTGAGGGACCTAAGAGCAATCCGTTTTAATAAAATGGTAGAAGAGATCGATGATTACGCAATACTACTGCTGGACAAAAATGGCAAGGTGGAAAACTGGAACAAAGGCGCTGAAAAGATAAAAGGATATACTGCTGATGAGATCATTGGCAAACATTTCAGTGTTTTTTATTCTGAATACGATCAAAATAATCTCCGTCCACAAAGATTACTAAGCCAAGCCGAAAAAAGAGGAGTAGCCAAAGATGAGGGATGGCGTATAAGAAAAGATGGATCGAGATTTTGGGGAAGTATAATTATAACAGCCATACACGACGATTACGGAGAAGTAATAGGTTTCACGAAAGTAACACGCGATCTTACTGATATCATGGATACCAGAGATGCTCTTTGTGCATCAGAAGAACTATCGAAATACTTACTACTGCAAACTCAAAATTCTGTGTCCATTGGTGGCTGGGAGCTAAATATTGAGACTAACATTCTTCAATGGACAGCTATCACAAAGAGTATACATGGAGTTGATCCACAATATGTTCCTGAATTGGAAAGCGCAATCAATTTTTACAAACAGGGTTATAGCAGAGATAGTATTAAAAGAGCTGTAGAATTGGCTACTTCAGAAGGTATCTCTTGGGACTTAGAGCTGCAGATAGTAACAGCACAGGGAAATGAAAAATGGGTCAGGGCGACAGGAAGCTCTAACTATAAAGACGGTGTATGTACTAAAATATATGGTACTTTCCAGGACATTGATGAACGTAAACGAGAAAAGATTGAAACTTCAAGATCGCAAAAGCTATTCGAAGATATTTTGAACGCACCTAAAGGTATAGGAGTCTTCGCTATCGACATAAATGGAATCGTTACAGTCTTTAATAAAGGAGCCGAAATAATGCTTGGTTATACAGCAGATGAAGTAATAGGCAAACAATCTCTTGGACTGTTTTTATCTTACCCGGATAAAATAAAACGAGAAAAGAGGTCCGACATTAAGCTTGAAGGGATTGAGTCAACGCCCAAAATACTGGAAATGACGTTCACCGAACTACGGAATTGGACTTATGTAAGAAAGGATAGTAGCGAAATACAAATAAAATCAAATTTTACACCACTGAGAGACTCTAACGACAGTATTTATGGATACCTTGGTATTGCTATAGCACCCGGCTGGCACATTTAG
- a CDS encoding SDR family NAD(P)-dependent oxidoreductase — protein MEQTNYNGALQHSIGSGFNATSTTSDVIKGIDLTGKIAIVTGGNTGIGLETTKTLAAAGATVIVPARDTAKAKKNLASVVNVEIEPMDLMDPASIDAFAEKFLASGRPLHLLINNAGIMWVPLRKDSRGIESQLATNYLAQFQLTARLWHALKKAGGARVINVSSHGHQFAPFNFEDPNFLNREYETLQAYGQSKTATNLFAVELDNLAKDYNVRAYSLHPGSIGGTELGREAPLELFQNMGFCDAEGNLLPEVAASLKTIPQGAATTVWCATSALLNNIGGVYCEDADVAELTADSSMPTGVNPYSLGKANAKRLWALSEEMTGITFRII, from the coding sequence ATGGAACAAACAAATTACAACGGAGCATTACAGCATTCAATAGGATCAGGCTTCAACGCCACCTCAACAACAAGTGATGTGATCAAAGGTATTGACCTCACAGGAAAAATTGCCATTGTAACAGGGGGGAATACTGGCATTGGTTTAGAAACGACAAAAACACTGGCTGCTGCAGGAGCTACGGTTATTGTGCCTGCAAGAGATACAGCAAAAGCAAAGAAAAATCTGGCATCTGTTGTCAATGTAGAAATTGAACCCATGGACCTGATGGATCCGGCATCGATCGATGCATTTGCCGAAAAGTTTTTGGCTTCGGGTCGCCCCCTTCATTTACTTATCAATAATGCAGGTATTATGTGGGTGCCACTGCGTAAAGACAGTCGTGGTATTGAATCACAGTTAGCCACCAATTACCTGGCACAATTTCAACTAACCGCACGGCTTTGGCATGCACTAAAAAAAGCCGGCGGCGCCAGAGTGATCAACGTATCCTCACATGGTCATCAATTCGCCCCTTTCAATTTTGAGGACCCTAATTTTCTCAACCGTGAATACGAAACCCTGCAGGCGTATGGCCAATCAAAAACTGCCACCAATTTATTTGCGGTTGAATTAGACAATCTTGCCAAAGACTATAATGTAAGAGCATATTCATTGCACCCGGGTTCTATTGGTGGAACTGAATTAGGAAGAGAGGCACCACTGGAGCTGTTTCAAAACATGGGTTTTTGTGATGCAGAAGGCAATCTTTTACCAGAAGTAGCCGCCTCGTTAAAGACGATCCCACAGGGTGCAGCCACTACGGTTTGGTGTGCCACGAGTGCTTTATTAAATAACATAGGAGGGGTGTACTGCGAAGATGCAGACGTCGCCGAATTGACTGCCGACTCCTCCATGCCGACTGGCGTAAATCCCTATTCATTAGGTAAAGCCAACGCCAAACGCCTATGGGCATTAAGCGAAGAAATGACCGGCATTACTTTCCGCATTATTTAA
- a CDS encoding SDR family NAD(P)-dependent oxidoreductase — MINLKNKVAVITGGNSGIGYATAKALNEKGVTVIITGRRKEAIEKAASTLNVSGVVADQSNLSDIDMLVSEVKAKFGKVDILLINAGITKLAPIESMTENVFDEIMNVNFKGAYFTLSKLIPILNDNASVIFLSSTSATISPQSASVYAASKSAINAVMKIAALELASRKIRVNAVSPGPVATEIMNKIGLDATLEEQLIGSIPLSRLGKANEVANLITYLSGDESSFITGANFVIDGGQSI, encoded by the coding sequence ATGATAAATTTAAAAAACAAAGTAGCCGTTATTACCGGTGGTAACAGTGGCATCGGGTATGCCACCGCAAAAGCGCTTAATGAAAAAGGCGTAACGGTCATCATCACCGGTAGAAGAAAAGAAGCGATTGAAAAGGCAGCCTCAACACTCAATGTAAGTGGGGTGGTGGCTGACCAATCCAACTTGTCCGACATTGACATGCTGGTTTCGGAAGTGAAAGCGAAATTTGGCAAAGTAGATATTTTACTTATCAATGCGGGCATTACAAAATTGGCCCCAATTGAATCGATGACTGAAAATGTGTTTGACGAAATAATGAATGTAAATTTCAAAGGGGCTTATTTTACACTGAGTAAACTTATTCCCATTTTAAATGATAACGCATCGGTGATATTTTTATCGTCAACATCTGCAACCATTTCTCCGCAAAGCGCATCGGTATATGCAGCAAGTAAATCTGCCATCAATGCTGTTATGAAAATTGCAGCCCTTGAATTGGCTTCCCGTAAAATTCGTGTGAATGCAGTTAGCCCCGGACCTGTTGCTACTGAAATCATGAATAAAATAGGACTGGATGCTACGCTTGAGGAGCAACTCATTGGTAGTATCCCACTATCAAGATTAGGGAAGGCCAATGAAGTAGCCAATTTGATAACCTATTTATCGGGCGACGAATCTTCATTTATTACAGGGGCAAATTTCGTAATTGATGGTGGTCAATCCATATAA